Proteins co-encoded in one Spirosoma endbachense genomic window:
- a CDS encoding thymidylate synthase, with product MQQYHDLLRHVLANGTRKTDRTGTGTISVFGYQMRFNLQAGFPLLTTKKVHTKSIIHELLWFIKGDTNIKYLKDNGVSIWDEWADENGDLGPVYGRQWRSWAATDGRTIDQLSDVLKQLKNSPDSRRMIVSAWNPADVPGMALPPCHALFQFYVADGKLSCQLYQRSADVFLGVPFNIASYALLTMMIAQECGLEPYEFIWTGGDTHLYLNHLDQVETQLSREPRPLPTMRLNPAVKSVFDFTYEDFTLENYNPYPAIKAPVAV from the coding sequence ATGCAACAATACCACGATCTACTGCGCCATGTTCTCGCTAATGGCACCCGCAAAACCGATCGCACCGGCACCGGCACCATCAGTGTATTCGGTTATCAGATGCGTTTCAATCTGCAGGCGGGCTTTCCGTTACTGACTACTAAAAAGGTTCATACGAAGTCAATTATACATGAACTACTGTGGTTCATCAAAGGAGATACCAATATTAAATACCTGAAAGACAACGGAGTTTCGATCTGGGATGAGTGGGCCGACGAGAACGGCGATCTGGGGCCGGTTTATGGTCGTCAATGGCGAAGCTGGGCGGCTACCGATGGGCGTACGATCGATCAGCTGAGCGATGTTTTGAAGCAGTTGAAAAATTCGCCCGATTCGCGCCGGATGATCGTATCGGCCTGGAATCCAGCGGATGTGCCAGGAATGGCCTTGCCGCCCTGTCATGCTTTATTTCAGTTTTATGTGGCCGATGGCAAGCTATCCTGCCAGCTTTATCAGCGTAGCGCCGATGTTTTTCTGGGCGTTCCATTCAATATTGCGTCTTATGCATTATTGACAATGATGATTGCTCAGGAATGTGGTCTGGAACCATATGAGTTTATCTGGACTGGTGGCGATACGCATCTCTATCTAAATCACCTGGATCAGGTCGAAACGCAGCTATCCCGCGAACCACGCCCATTGCCAACCATGCGCCTGAATCCTGCCGTGAAATCGGTATTTGACTTTACATACGAGGATTTTACACTGGAGAATTACAACCCATATCCGGCCATTAAAGCGCCAGTAGCCGTTTAG
- a CDS encoding hybrid sensor histidine kinase/response regulator, translating into MNFTTRIGWILAVGLLIPILIGINAHRTTERMVSQNRLLIHTHLVLQKTQQIQAHLTNLDNDLRGYLLSQNNPFFKADYDRNVRQMAGFLKNIAALTVDNPAQQQRLRTISQLFEQKLAHGNILFTKRSPQEGLARLDSVRTFMGFSDQLFHQLKTIEAVENELLTVRATASEQSATYATRSSIAGAVAALAIILWAIFRLLKTLNNATRLNRQLAQNEQQLKRFLEAVPVSIVVVNKDGDLYYANQAAATMFEAITKLNTYADILKQITIYQFPNGNPYPTEKRPAFRAMKGETSQVDDIEVRIGDKAIQILSSSSPVYDAEGMLQYVVSSSIDISDRVQSQLRLQEAKELAEQAARIKENFLANMSHEIRTPLNAVIGFSNLLEVTPLNEEQAEFVKLVQTAGKNLLTIVNDILDISKIEAGMIQMESIPFSIRSLVASLQTMLQPTAADKNLKLVFDVDPTLPPLVLGDPTRLTQILLNLLSNAIKFTKEGSITAQITRQEETEQSVRVQFKVTDTGIGIEADALPHIFERFRQASNFTTRYYGGTGLGLNIVKSLTQIQGGWITVTSKPGKGSEFTLEIPYQIAPESVRKGIDPDLTKTNAVKKSLTILAVEDNLMNQKLVLQVIKRLGYKAELAENGQQALDMLQKESFDLILMDIQMPVMDGYQTTRHIRTTLQSNIPIIAMTAHALASEREQCLQAGMNDFLPKPFQMEDLQRMIQHYGFPNGEQAPVVETSRPVHSIDSTSFSVEPLLNSVGNDAELAMELLEIYLDKTPDEIKQLQQALSDGDVKAIGRTLHTQKAPAMMMGLEEATELNLKIEALVKADKDITAVAPLLEQYITVVEAGLPAIHTALQNGTNQD; encoded by the coding sequence ATGAATTTTACTACACGTATTGGCTGGATACTGGCCGTTGGCTTATTAATTCCAATACTCATTGGTATAAATGCCCACCGCACAACAGAGCGCATGGTCAGCCAGAATCGTCTGCTCATTCATACGCATCTGGTATTGCAGAAAACGCAGCAGATCCAGGCGCATTTAACCAATTTGGATAATGATCTGCGGGGCTATCTGCTTAGTCAGAATAATCCTTTCTTTAAGGCAGATTACGATCGGAATGTCAGGCAAATGGCGGGGTTTCTAAAAAATATAGCCGCGCTCACTGTCGACAATCCCGCTCAACAACAGCGGCTGCGAACGATCAGTCAGCTTTTCGAACAAAAATTAGCTCATGGTAACATATTGTTCACCAAGCGATCACCCCAGGAGGGATTGGCTCGCCTTGATTCTGTGCGAACATTCATGGGCTTCAGCGACCAATTGTTCCACCAGTTAAAAACAATAGAAGCCGTAGAGAACGAACTGCTGACGGTAAGGGCAACTGCCAGTGAGCAATCGGCTACCTATGCCACCCGAAGCAGCATTGCAGGTGCCGTTGCAGCACTAGCGATCATTCTATGGGCCATTTTTCGGCTACTAAAAACCCTTAATAACGCAACGCGCCTAAATCGGCAGCTTGCTCAGAATGAACAGCAGCTTAAACGGTTTCTGGAAGCGGTACCCGTCTCAATTGTGGTTGTCAATAAAGATGGGGATCTGTACTATGCCAATCAGGCTGCAGCTACCATGTTCGAAGCAATTACGAAACTCAATACATACGCTGATATTTTAAAACAGATTACCATTTACCAGTTTCCCAATGGCAATCCGTATCCTACCGAAAAACGGCCTGCTTTTCGGGCAATGAAGGGGGAAACATCGCAGGTAGACGACATCGAAGTTCGGATTGGTGATAAGGCCATTCAAATCCTGAGTTCATCGAGCCCGGTTTACGATGCGGAGGGTATGCTGCAATATGTAGTCTCCTCCAGCATCGACATTAGTGATCGGGTTCAATCGCAGCTCCGTTTGCAGGAAGCCAAAGAACTGGCCGAACAGGCCGCCCGGATCAAGGAGAACTTTCTGGCCAATATGAGTCACGAGATCCGCACACCATTAAATGCGGTGATTGGTTTTTCGAACCTGCTGGAAGTGACACCCTTGAATGAGGAACAGGCCGAATTTGTAAAACTGGTTCAGACGGCGGGAAAAAATCTACTGACGATTGTCAATGACATTCTGGATATTTCCAAGATTGAAGCGGGTATGATTCAGATGGAGTCAATTCCGTTTAGCATTCGTTCGCTGGTGGCCTCGCTTCAAACGATGCTTCAACCGACGGCAGCGGATAAAAATCTGAAACTGGTCTTCGATGTAGATCCAACCTTGCCTCCTCTGGTACTGGGCGACCCAACCCGACTCACTCAAATTCTGCTTAATCTACTCAGTAATGCCATCAAGTTTACCAAAGAAGGTTCCATAACGGCTCAAATTACCAGGCAGGAAGAAACGGAGCAATCAGTACGCGTACAGTTTAAAGTAACAGACACGGGCATTGGTATCGAGGCTGATGCGCTTCCCCATATCTTCGAGCGATTCCGGCAGGCCAGCAATTTTACCACCCGCTACTACGGCGGTACAGGTCTGGGACTTAATATTGTCAAGTCGCTCACACAAATTCAGGGGGGCTGGATTACCGTAACGAGCAAACCGGGTAAAGGCTCCGAATTTACACTGGAAATTCCTTACCAGATCGCACCAGAATCAGTTCGCAAGGGCATTGATCCAGATTTAACCAAAACCAATGCGGTAAAAAAATCACTGACCATTCTGGCCGTAGAAGACAATCTGATGAATCAGAAATTGGTCTTACAGGTAATCAAACGTTTAGGCTACAAGGCCGAACTGGCTGAAAATGGTCAACAGGCACTCGATATGCTGCAAAAAGAGTCTTTCGATCTGATCCTGATGGATATTCAGATGCCCGTGATGGACGGTTATCAAACCACTCGTCATATTCGAACTACCCTGCAAAGTAATATCCCGATCATTGCCATGACAGCCCACGCACTTGCGAGCGAACGCGAACAATGTTTGCAGGCGGGGATGAACGATTTTCTGCCTAAACCCTTCCAGATGGAGGATTTACAGCGGATGATTCAGCATTATGGGTTCCCGAATGGCGAACAGGCACCGGTAGTGGAGACTTCGCGCCCTGTCCATTCAATCGATTCAACCTCATTCTCAGTCGAGCCGTTACTAAACTCAGTAGGGAATGATGCCGAATTAGCGATGGAACTGCTGGAAATATACCTTGATAAAACCCCGGATGAAATTAAGCAGTTGCAGCAGGCACTGAGCGATGGCGATGTGAAAGCGATTGGCCGTACGCTCCATACGCAGAAAGCACCCGCCATGATGATGGGATTAGAAGAGGCAACGGAGCTGAATTTAAAAATTGAAGCACTGGTAAAAGCCGATAAAGATATTACAGCCGTAGCTCCCTTGCTTGAGCAATACATCACCGTTGTCGAAGCCGGATTACCGGCAATTCATACCGCGCTGCAAAACGGAACAAATCAGGATTAA
- a CDS encoding 2TM domain-containing protein, with protein MESTDQKPADRDPYLWKQAKARVGFRMHLRSYLLVNSTLWIIWAIISFAFRSPSHWGFIFPWPIFPTLGWGIGLASHYFGVYRGGSEKDMIEREYQKLTSQQR; from the coding sequence ATGGAATCTACTGATCAAAAACCTGCTGACCGCGACCCCTATTTATGGAAACAGGCCAAAGCCCGCGTTGGCTTTCGGATGCACTTACGTTCTTATTTACTTGTCAATAGTACACTCTGGATTATCTGGGCCATTATATCATTTGCGTTTCGTTCACCAAGCCATTGGGGATTCATTTTTCCCTGGCCAATCTTCCCTACACTCGGCTGGGGTATTGGGCTGGCTTCGCATTACTTTGGTGTTTACCGGGGTGGTAGCGAAAAAGACATGATCGAACGGGAATACCAGAAGCTAACGAGTCAACAACGATGA
- a CDS encoding AI-2E family transporter: MNQLPLTVRRSIELLGLFLLGALIIIGKAVIMPLIIAFFVSIVLLPVHRFLIQRRVPETAAIILSILLMMLSGVVVIWFFSSQISKLLADFPQIKRTILLHIHQLSDWLVERTHFSTQQQLQFFHEQNAKILNSVGGLLGGAAVSVSSVFMLLGLMPIYVFLLLFYKNLLVRFVFLWFPPQNHDQVEEAMYETETIIKSYLIGLMIQIAFIVVILGGILQILGVPHALLIGIILAFLNLIPYVGIFAGTLIGVLVILASSEELLPIIELIVVVIVVHFVDQNILRPRVVGSKVKINAFSSIVGVVIGSHLAGIAGMFLSLPIIAILKLIFERTEMFYQWSVLLGDERPDDSPMRKPELRIKPGDDPID, from the coding sequence ATGAATCAACTTCCGCTTACTGTCAGGAGATCAATTGAATTACTGGGGTTATTTCTGCTGGGCGCGCTGATCATCATCGGGAAAGCGGTGATTATGCCATTAATCATCGCTTTTTTTGTCAGTATCGTTCTTCTGCCCGTGCATCGCTTTCTGATTCAGCGTCGTGTTCCGGAAACGGCAGCTATTATTCTGTCCATTCTGCTGATGATGCTATCCGGAGTTGTCGTTATCTGGTTCTTTTCATCACAAATCAGTAAGCTATTAGCCGATTTCCCGCAGATTAAACGAACGATATTGCTTCATATCCACCAACTGAGTGACTGGCTGGTTGAACGCACTCATTTTTCAACGCAACAGCAGCTGCAGTTTTTTCACGAACAAAACGCCAAAATCCTGAACTCGGTTGGGGGTTTGCTGGGTGGTGCAGCCGTGTCGGTATCGTCGGTTTTTATGCTGCTGGGACTGATGCCTATTTATGTTTTTCTCCTGCTCTTTTACAAAAACTTACTGGTTCGATTTGTCTTTCTGTGGTTCCCCCCTCAAAACCACGACCAGGTCGAAGAAGCCATGTATGAGACCGAAACAATTATCAAAAGCTATCTGATTGGTTTGATGATTCAGATCGCCTTTATTGTTGTTATTCTGGGCGGTATACTACAAATCCTGGGGGTTCCTCACGCCTTGCTGATCGGCATTATTCTGGCGTTTCTGAACCTGATCCCCTACGTCGGAATTTTTGCGGGCACCCTGATTGGCGTACTCGTTATTCTGGCCTCTTCTGAAGAATTGTTGCCCATTATCGAATTGATTGTTGTGGTTATTGTCGTTCACTTCGTCGATCAGAATATTCTGCGTCCTCGCGTAGTTGGGTCTAAAGTCAAAATCAACGCATTCAGTAGCATCGTCGGCGTGGTCATTGGCAGTCATCTGGCGGGCATTGCGGGTATGTTTCTGTCGCTACCTATTATTGCCATCCTCAAGCTCATTTTTGAACGAACGGAAATGTTTTACCAGTGGAGTGTCTTGCTCGGCGACGAACGACCCGATGATAGCCCCATGCGAAAGCCGGAGTTACGAATCAAGCCCGGCGATGATCCCATCGATTAA
- a CDS encoding pentapeptide repeat-containing protein, translating to MEYYNQVFDLQSKAPAQWIGQEFEQCIFSKLDLAQMEFTGSNFVNCRFEDCNLTRIALRNTKLYDVRFINCKLAHVDFGQCNAFGFHVDFQECRLDYTAFINRKLKKAHFIDCSLKEAHFLKCELVGTLFKQCDLELARFEENNLAQVDFSTSYNLELNPDDNKLKKARFSLDNLPGLLTKYDLVINQ from the coding sequence ATGGAATACTATAATCAGGTCTTTGACCTACAGAGTAAAGCCCCCGCGCAATGGATTGGTCAGGAATTTGAACAATGCATATTCAGTAAACTCGATTTAGCCCAAATGGAATTTACTGGGTCGAATTTTGTCAATTGTCGTTTCGAAGACTGCAATCTAACCAGAATAGCGCTACGGAATACGAAGCTCTACGATGTTCGTTTTATCAACTGCAAACTAGCTCATGTTGATTTTGGGCAGTGCAATGCGTTTGGATTCCACGTCGATTTTCAGGAGTGCCGACTTGATTATACCGCTTTCATTAACCGTAAGCTGAAAAAAGCTCATTTTATAGACTGCTCTCTGAAAGAAGCGCATTTTCTGAAATGCGAGCTGGTCGGAACACTATTTAAACAGTGTGACCTGGAACTGGCCCGATTCGAAGAAAACAATCTGGCTCAGGTAGACTTCTCGACTTCATACAATCTGGAGTTGAATCCAGATGACAATAAATTGAAAAAAGCCCGGTTCTCGCTGGATAATTTGCCCGGCCTTTTGACGAAATACGATCTTGTAATCAATCAATGA